ATCTGGAGAAAAATGAGCTGCAAAAGGCTGTCAATGCATACAGAAGAGCCATCTTATATACCACAACGGACGCAAATGCCCACTTTGGCCTTGGTATCGCCTTAGAAAAGGAGGGCAATATAAAAGATGCAATGCGAGAATTGCAATCGGCATTAATTTTTAATCCAGGTTTAGTTCCAGCTTACGATGAACTTGGAAAGTTATTTGAGAAGCAAGGCATGTTAAATCAGGCTTTAAGTTATTATTTAAGAGCATCAATAATCGATCCTTATTTTTCTAAGTACGTTTATGTGTCTATGAAGGATCTTCGCACTGTTTTTCCAGAAAGAAGAGAAAAAGAAGTAGAGGCTTTGCAATCTTTATTAAAAAAAGACTCTCTTAAAAATAAGTCCGTATATGTTTATGCTGATGAGCCTATAGAAGATAAGATTCTCTTTTCTCGCTATCTTCTTCGTTTAAGAGAAACTGGTGCAAATGTGATTTTTGTACCACCTATGGGTATGCAGAAAACTTTTCAATATTCAATGGGTATAGACGTAAAAAGTCCGCTTCAATTGGAAGATGAGATTTTATATGATTTAAGAGTGCCACTTGGAGCTCTGCCCCTTATTTTTAATACAACATTGACGACGATACCTTATGTGGATGGTTATTTGAAGGTAGCCTTAGATAGAAAATCTATCTATAAAGATTGGGTTGAAAAAGGATCACTTCGTATAGGCATTGCTTTTCAGGCAGATGAGCTTATTAAAACAATACCTCTTACTAACTTATTGTCTTTTAAGGGCTTGTCAAATGCAAGCTTTTACCTTCTTCAAGGTGTGTTAGATCAAAAGCAGATGGAAAGTATTACAAAAGAGATGGATATTATAAGTCTTACAAATGAGATTACACCCTTAGATGAGCTTGTGGATTTAATAGATAATTTAGATCTTGTTATTACAGCAGATAATACAGTAGCAAATATTGCAGGTGCTTTAAATAAGCCTGT
Above is a genomic segment from Chlamydiales bacterium containing:
- a CDS encoding tetratricopeptide repeat protein gives rise to the protein MMIVRLLLLLLPCFCFSVEAFDEAPNEMGYKTTKQLMQEANHYLEKNELQKAVNAYRRAILYTTTDANAHFGLGIALEKEGNIKDAMRELQSALIFNPGLVPAYDELGKLFEKQGMLNQALSYYLRASIIDPYFSKYVYVSMKDLRTVFPERREKEVEALQSLLKKDSLKNKSVYVYADEPIEDKILFSRYLLRLRETGANVIFVPPMGMQKTFQYSMGIDVKSPLQLEDEILYDLRVPLGALPLIFNTTLTTIPYVDGYLKVALDRKSIYKDWVEKGSLRIGIAFQADELIKTIPLTNLLSFKGLSNASFYLLQGVLDQKQMESITKEMDIISLTNEITPLDELVDLIDNLDLVITADNTVANIAGALNKPVWVLLPIEPSWWWFMEGGKSYWYNSAKLFRQTKEGSWQEPVQEMQESLKHFQKLFYNL